From Primulina huaijiensis isolate GDHJ02 chromosome 15, ASM1229523v2, whole genome shotgun sequence, one genomic window encodes:
- the LOC140959088 gene encoding cell division cycle 5-like protein, protein MRIMIKGGVWKNTEDEILKAAVMKYGKNQWARISSLLVRKSAKQCKARWYEWLDPSIKKTEWTREEDEKLLHLAKLMPTQWRTIAPIVGRTPAQCLERYEKLLDAACAKDENYEPGDDPRKLRPGEIDPNPESKPARPDPVDMDEDEKEMLSEARARLANTRGKKAKRKAREKQLEEARRLASLQKRRELKAAGIDIRKRKRKRRGIDYNAEIPFEKKPPPGFYDVADEDRPAELVSFPTTIEELEGERRVDREARLRKQDIARNKIAQRQDTPSAILQANKLNDPETVRKRSKLSLPAPQIPDHELEAIAKMGIASDLIGSEELTEGNAATRSLLANYAQTPQQGMPSMRTPQRTPASKQDAIMMEAENQRRLTQSQTPLLGGENPLLHPSDFSGVTPRKKDIATPNPLLTPSATPGGAGLTPRINMTPSHDGYNSFSMTPKGTPMRDELRINEEIDIHDSGKLRQSDLRKELVSGLKTLPQPKNEYQIVVQSFPDEDEEPEEKIEEDMSDRITREKAEEEARQQALLKKRSKVLQRELPRPPPSSLELIRGSLIRADEDKSSVVPPTLIEQADELIRRELLLLLEHDEVKYPSEEKPAKEKKKGSKRAANGKSVPAPSIEDFEENELKEADTLIKEEAQFIRMAMGHEKESLDEYIEAHETCLNDIMYFPTRDGYGLSSVANNVERLTAFQNEFENIRKRMDDDAKKAQRHEQKIKVLTNGYQMRAGKLWTQIEATFKQMDTAGTELECFLTLQKQEQLAATRRISNLWEEVQKQKDLERILQKRYGDLLPELERVQNLIDLYRLQAKRKEETAAEDNSHVSSSAEVETADQSAAQDLETSAPSAITDEINSMEADTSDVSKDDA, encoded by the coding sequence ACTGAGTGGACCAGAGAAGAAGATGAAAAACTGCTGCATCTGGCTAAGCTCATGCCCACACAGTGGAGAACTATTGCCCCGATTGTGGGTCGTACTCCAGCACAGTGCCTTGAACGATATGAGAAGCTCTTGGATGCAGCATGTGCTAAGGATGAGAACTATGAACCTGGTGACGACCCAAGGAAATTGCGGCCAGGAGAGATTGACCCAAATCCGGAATCTAAGCCAGCTCGTCCTGATCCTGTGGATATGGACGAGGATGAGAAAGAGATGCTTTCTGAAGCACGAGCTCGTTTGGCCAACACAAGAGGCAAAAAGGCAAAGAGGAAAGCTAGAGAAAAGCAACTTGAAGAGGCCCGACGACTTGCTTCGTTGCAGAAAAGGAGAGAATTAAAAGCTGCTGGAATTGACATCCGGAAAAGGAAGAGAAAGAGAAGGGGAATTGACTACAATGCAGAAATTCCCTTTGAAAAGAAACCTCCTCCAGGCTTTTATGATGTTGCTGATGAAGATCGTCCAGCTGAACTAGTCAGCTTCCCAACCACCATTGAAGAACTTGAAGGTGAAAGAAGAGTTGACCGGGAAGCACGTCTTAGAAAGCAGGACATTGCGAGGAACAAAATTGCTCAGAGACAGGATACTCCATCAGCAATACTACAAGCCAACAAGCTCAATGATCCTGAAACAGTAAGAAAAAGATCTAAACTTAGTCTCCCTGCACCACAGATCCCAGACCATGAACTAGAAGCGATTGCTAAGATGGGGATTGCCAGTGATCTTATCGGGAGTGAAGAATTAACAGAAGGGAATGCTGCAACACGTTCTCTTCTTGCAAACTATGCACAGACACCCCAGCAGGGTATGCCTTCAATGCGAACACCTCAGAGAACTCCTGCAAGCAAGCAGGATGCCATTATGATGGAGGCTGAGAACCAGCGGAGATTGACTCAATCTCAGACTCCCCTGCTTGGTGGAGAAAATCCATTGTTGCACCCTTCAGACTTTTCTGGAGTCACTCCTAGGAAAAAGGATATTGCAACTCCAAATCCCCTCTTAACTCCTTCGGCAACTCCCGGAGGTGCGGGACTTACTCCTAGAATTAACATGACACCTTCACACGATGGGTATAATTCTTTTAGCATGACCCCCAAAGGTACTCCAATGAGGGATGAGCTGCGCATTAATGAAGAAATAGATATACATGACAGTGGCAAGTTAAGGCAATCTGATTTGAGGAAGGAACTGGTCTCTGGATTGAAAACCCTTCCACAACCCAAAAACGAGTACCAGATAGTTGTCCAATCCTTCCCCGACGAGGATGAAGAACCTGAGGAGAAAATTGAGGAGGATATGTCCGACAGGATAACTCGAGAAAAGGCAGAGGAAGAAGCGAGGCAACAAGCATTACTTAAGAAAAGATCGAAAGTGCTGCAAAGGGAACTGCCTAGACCCCCACCATCTTCGCTGGAACTTATTAGGGGGTCTTTGATTAGAGCTGATGAAGACAAAAGCTCTGTTGTGCCTCCAACATTAATTGAGCAGGCCGATGAGTTAATACGAAGAGAGCTTCTATTGTTATTGGAACATGATGAAGTGAAATATCCATCGGAAGAGAAACCTGCTAAAGAGAAGAAAAAAGGGTCTAAACGTGCCGCGAATGGGAAGTCTGTGCCTGCTCCTTCGATTGAAGACTTTGAAGAAAATGAGCTGAAAGAAGCTGACACATTAATAAAGGAGGAGGCCCAGTTCATTCGAATGGCTATGGGCCACGAAAAGGAATCACTCGATGAGTACATAGAGGCGCATGAAACATGTTTAAATGATATCATGTACTTTCCCACTCGTGATGGCTATGGTCTGTCGAGCGTTGCCAACAATGTGGAGAGACTCACCGCTTTTCAAAATGAGTTTGAAAATATAAGGAAGAGGATGGATGATGATGCTAAAAAGGCTCAACGGCATGAACAGAAGATTAAAGTTCTTACTAATGGCTATCAAATGAGAGCTGGAAAACTCTGGACACAGATCGAGGCAACCTTCAAGCAGATGGATACTGCAGGAACAGAACTTGAGTGCTTCCTTACTTTGCAGAAGCAAGAACAACTAGCAGCCACACGGAGGATCAGTAACCTTTGGGAAGAAGTTCAGAAACAAAAGGATCTCGAGCGTATTTTACAGAAACGCTATGGTGATCTATTACCAGAACTCGAAAGGGTTCAGAATTTGATAGATTTGTACCGATTACAAGCAAAAAGAAAGGAGGAAACTGCTGCAGAAGACAACTCCCACGTATCGTCGAGTGCTGAGGTGGAGACTGCTGATCAATCCGCTGCACAGGATCTCGAGACGTCAGCACCTTCAGCCATCACTGATGAAATAAACTCTATGGAAGCTGACACATCTGATGTCTCGAAAGACGATGCATGA